One Mesorhizobium sp. J428 DNA segment encodes these proteins:
- the ccmE gene encoding cytochrome c maturation protein CcmE — protein MTRKQKRLAVIAGALVFLGSATGLTFYALGQRTSYFYMPADLAEKPVEPGQRIRLGGLVEKGSIQRGQGTEVEFAVTDQIKVVKVVYNGLLPDLFREEQGVVTEGTFDARGVFVADSVLAKHDENYMPKEVADSLKEKGVWQHTGDGS, from the coding sequence ATGACCAGGAAGCAGAAACGGCTGGCGGTGATCGCGGGCGCGCTGGTGTTTCTTGGCAGCGCGACGGGACTGACCTTTTACGCGCTCGGCCAGCGGACCTCCTATTTCTACATGCCGGCGGATCTCGCCGAGAAGCCGGTGGAGCCCGGCCAGCGCATCCGCCTTGGCGGGCTAGTGGAGAAGGGCTCGATTCAGCGCGGGCAGGGCACCGAGGTCGAGTTCGCGGTGACCGACCAGATCAAGGTGGTCAAGGTCGTCTACAACGGCCTGTTGCCCGACCTTTTCCGCGAGGAACAGGGCGTGGTCACCGAAGGCACGTTCGACGCCCGCGGCGTCTTCGTGGCGGACAGCGTGCTGGCCAAGCACGACGAGAACTACATGCCGAAGGAAGTGGCCGACAGCCTGAAGGAAAAGGGCGTCTGGCAGCATACCGGCGACGGAAGCTGA
- a CDS encoding cytochrome c-type biogenesis protein, translating into MSVRRLLILLAALFLAVQPLALRAVTPDEVLPDPALEARARAISAGLRCMICQNQSIDESDADLARDLRILVRQRLVAGDTDQQVIAYVVSRYGEFVLLKPIFNWRNALLWGTPVLLLLAGGGYILLAARRRRPAPAQALSDEEKAALADALRREE; encoded by the coding sequence ATGAGCGTCCGGCGTCTTCTGATCCTGCTCGCGGCGCTGTTTCTTGCCGTCCAGCCTCTGGCCTTGCGTGCAGTGACGCCGGACGAGGTCCTGCCGGATCCGGCGCTGGAGGCGAGGGCGCGCGCGATCTCGGCCGGCCTGCGCTGCATGATCTGCCAGAACCAGTCGATCGACGAATCGGATGCGGACCTTGCGCGCGACCTGCGCATCCTGGTGCGCCAGCGGCTCGTCGCAGGCGACACGGACCAGCAGGTGATCGCCTATGTCGTCTCGCGCTACGGCGAGTTCGTGCTGCTGAAGCCCATCTTCAATTGGCGCAACGCGCTTCTGTGGGGCACCCCGGTGCTGCTGCTCCTCGCGGGCGGAGGCTATATCCTGCTCGCTGCGCGCCGGCGCCGGCCGGCGCCCGCCCAGGCTCTCTCCGACGAGGAGAAGGCAGCCCTCGCCGATGCGCTGCGGCGGGAGGAGTAA
- a CDS encoding AbrB/MazE/SpoVT family DNA-binding domain-containing protein, giving the protein MIATVAKWGNSLAVRIPAAFARETAIGDGVSVDISVVDGMIVMRPVNDPHAYDLNDLLAGITDDNRHGEVATGQAVGNEV; this is encoded by the coding sequence ATGATCGCCACCGTAGCGAAATGGGGAAACAGCCTGGCTGTGCGGATTCCGGCCGCGTTCGCACGGGAAACCGCGATTGGCGACGGTGTTTCGGTGGATATTTCCGTGGTGGACGGAATGATCGTCATGCGGCCGGTAAACGACCCGCACGCCTACGACCTGAACGATCTTCTTGCCGGAATAACGGACGACAACCGCCACGGTGAAGTGGCTACCGGTCAGGCGGTCGGCAATGAGGTCTGA
- a CDS encoding type II toxin-antitoxin system PemK/MazF family toxin codes for MRSDKPYCPDRFDIIHIQFNPQAGREQADKRYAFVLSPRKYNQIARLCVLCPITTQVKGYPFEVAIPDGGKTRGVVLSDQIKSLDWSARGSEFHENRPDIAPPLIGKLKALLPF; via the coding sequence ATGAGGTCTGACAAGCCCTACTGCCCTGACCGCTTCGACATCATTCATATCCAGTTCAACCCGCAGGCCGGCCGGGAACAGGCGGACAAGCGCTATGCGTTCGTGCTGTCGCCGAGAAAATACAACCAGATCGCACGCCTGTGCGTCCTGTGCCCGATTACCACGCAGGTGAAGGGATACCCCTTCGAAGTCGCGATACCCGATGGCGGCAAGACGCGAGGCGTGGTCCTGTCGGACCAGATCAAAAGCCTCGACTGGTCGGCCCGCGGCTCCGAGTTCCACGAAAACCGACCTGATATCGCTCCGCCGCTGATCGGCAAGCTGAAGGCGCTTCTGCCGTTCTGA
- a CDS encoding PAS domain-containing sensor histidine kinase, translating to MGKTGAWGATGGRFFAGGRGGERTKIPDIIVAPAYKRLLAAEPYLRRSIPALIVIFLIVVAATRALSLLALRDDIERDARSMVALAASEIAATLKAEMAASPDAADLHRRAVDAAAQTGNLAQTHVLLVTDSSFRVTAAAPRDIGWEGRWLESQIGGGQPLFMFGKRAGVMDVTIDGNHWFAAADLGPDRKFAAVALVSADAVFADWRKLVSLNVTLFVLTSSVLIVILYAYFAQAARAQAADRIYSEAHQRIDSALLRGRCGLWDWDMGRGRLFWSRSMYEMLGYEPSDAMLSFGEVNEIIHEEDGDLFTVAKALAAREVDQIDRVFRMRHANGQWVWVRARAQIIDPDAQDVHLLGIAIDVTEQYHLAMQSEEADARLRTAIENISETFVLWDSHQRLVMCNTRFQEQAGLADADVEQGTPRATIEERMTAFASERRLANGNGRNGAVTYERQFKDGRWVQVNEMVTRDGGIVSVGADITQIKQHQEKLVDSERRLMATIHDLSVARKAEEDRARELAELNKKCMRETERAEAANRAKSEFLANMSHELRTPLNAIIGFSELMQSGLFGPLGSERYEEYVRDIQGSGNYLLGVINDILDMSKIEAGRFSIDREQIDLCPLVRETVRVISLQAAQKSITIETKIADSMTLNADRRAIKQIAINLLSNAVKFTGPGGKISLRARKTSGAVILTIEDNGCGIPREALKKLGKPFEQVENQFTKSHAGSGLGLAISRSLAQLHGGALKIRSTEGVGTIVSVRIPVKKKAAAQPSRKAA from the coding sequence ATGGGAAAGACAGGCGCCTGGGGGGCGACTGGCGGGCGTTTTTTTGCCGGCGGACGAGGCGGCGAACGGACGAAAATCCCGGACATCATCGTCGCGCCCGCCTACAAGCGGCTGCTGGCGGCGGAGCCTTATCTGCGGCGGTCGATCCCGGCGCTGATCGTCATCTTCCTCATCGTCGTGGCCGCGACGCGGGCGCTTTCGCTGCTGGCGCTGCGTGACGACATCGAGCGCGACGCGCGTTCGATGGTGGCGCTCGCGGCATCGGAGATCGCCGCCACGCTCAAGGCCGAAATGGCCGCTTCGCCGGACGCCGCCGACCTCCACCGGCGCGCGGTGGACGCGGCGGCTCAGACCGGCAACCTCGCACAGACCCACGTTCTCCTGGTGACCGACAGCAGCTTCCGCGTGACGGCGGCCGCCCCCCGCGACATCGGCTGGGAAGGCCGCTGGCTCGAGAGCCAGATCGGCGGCGGCCAGCCGCTCTTCATGTTCGGCAAGCGCGCCGGGGTGATGGACGTGACGATCGACGGCAATCACTGGTTCGCCGCGGCGGATCTCGGGCCCGATCGCAAATTTGCGGCCGTGGCGCTGGTGTCCGCCGACGCCGTGTTCGCCGACTGGCGCAAGCTCGTCTCGCTCAACGTGACGCTGTTCGTACTGACCTCGAGCGTGCTGATCGTCATCCTCTACGCCTATTTCGCCCAGGCGGCGCGGGCGCAGGCCGCCGACAGGATCTATTCGGAAGCCCATCAGCGCATCGACTCCGCGTTGCTGCGCGGCCGCTGCGGCCTGTGGGACTGGGATATGGGCCGCGGGCGGCTGTTCTGGTCGCGCTCGATGTACGAGATGCTGGGCTACGAACCCAGCGACGCGATGCTGTCCTTCGGCGAGGTCAACGAGATCATCCACGAAGAAGACGGCGACCTGTTCACGGTGGCCAAGGCGCTCGCCGCCCGCGAGGTCGACCAGATCGACCGGGTCTTCCGCATGCGCCACGCCAACGGGCAATGGGTGTGGGTGCGGGCAAGGGCGCAGATCATCGATCCCGATGCGCAGGACGTACATTTGCTCGGCATCGCCATCGACGTCACCGAGCAGTATCACCTCGCCATGCAGTCGGAGGAAGCGGACGCCCGTCTGCGCACCGCGATCGAGAACATTTCCGAGACCTTCGTGCTGTGGGATTCGCACCAGCGGCTGGTGATGTGCAATACGCGCTTCCAGGAACAGGCAGGCCTCGCCGATGCAGACGTCGAGCAGGGAACGCCGCGCGCCACGATCGAGGAGCGGATGACCGCGTTCGCCTCCGAGCGCCGGCTCGCCAATGGCAATGGCCGCAACGGCGCGGTCACCTATGAGCGCCAGTTCAAGGACGGCCGCTGGGTGCAGGTCAACGAGATGGTGACGCGCGACGGCGGCATCGTGTCGGTTGGCGCCGACATCACCCAGATCAAGCAGCACCAGGAAAAGCTGGTCGACAGCGAGCGCCGCCTCATGGCGACGATCCACGACCTGTCCGTCGCCCGCAAGGCCGAGGAGGACCGTGCACGCGAGCTGGCGGAACTCAACAAGAAGTGCATGCGCGAGACGGAGCGCGCCGAGGCTGCCAACCGCGCCAAGTCGGAATTCCTCGCCAACATGTCGCACGAGTTGCGCACGCCGCTCAATGCGATCATCGGCTTCTCGGAGCTGATGCAGTCAGGTCTGTTCGGCCCGCTCGGCTCGGAACGCTACGAGGAATATGTCCGCGACATCCAGGGCAGCGGCAACTACCTGCTCGGCGTCATCAACGACATCCTCGACATGTCCAAGATCGAGGCGGGCCGCTTCTCGATCGACCGCGAGCAGATCGACCTCTGCCCGCTGGTGCGTGAGACCGTGCGAGTAATCTCGCTGCAGGCGGCGCAGAAATCGATCACGATCGAGACCAAGATCGCGGATTCGATGACGCTGAACGCCGACCGCCGCGCGATCAAGCAGATCGCGATCAACCTCCTGTCGAACGCGGTCAAGTTCACCGGTCCCGGCGGCAAGATTTCCCTTCGCGCCCGAAAAACCTCCGGCGCGGTCATCCTCACCATTGAGGACAATGGCTGCGGCATCCCGCGCGAAGCGCTCAAGAAGCTCGGCAAGCCCTTCGAGCAGGTCGAGAACCAGTTCACCAAGAGCCATGCCGGTTCCGGGTTAGGGCTCGCCATCTCGCGATCGCTGGCCCAACTGCATGGCGGCGCCCTCAAGATCCGCTCCACCGAAGGCGTCGGGACAATCGTCTCCGTGCGCATCCCGGTGAAGAAGAAGGCGGCAGCGCAGCCGTCACGAAAGGCTGCCTGA
- a CDS encoding EF-hand domain-containing protein, with protein sequence MKKSVLAWTFVAFAGAIGATASQAVAQDEARFERLDADKSGDISFEEFVTVVKDRLEKADSDGDGKLTVEEISTTFQGPQAKDQAATLVKHFDADKDGTVTLTEVEERRKQRFAKLDTNSDGKLVREEMSSGAAAPARSTGKGDRLKASAD encoded by the coding sequence ATGAAGAAGTCGGTTCTAGCCTGGACTTTCGTGGCGTTTGCCGGTGCTATCGGGGCCACCGCGTCCCAGGCTGTCGCGCAGGACGAGGCGCGTTTCGAACGTCTGGATGCGGACAAGAGCGGCGATATCTCGTTTGAGGAATTCGTTACAGTGGTCAAGGATCGCCTCGAGAAGGCGGACTCGGATGGTGACGGCAAGCTGACGGTCGAGGAGATTTCCACGACCTTCCAGGGGCCGCAGGCCAAGGATCAGGCGGCGACGCTCGTCAAACACTTCGATGCGGACAAGGACGGCACTGTCACCCTCACCGAGGTGGAGGAGCGTCGCAAGCAGCGCTTCGCCAAGCTGGACACCAACTCCGACGGCAAGCTGGTGAGGGAAGAGATGTCCAGCGGGGCGGCCGCGCCGGCCCGCAGCACCGGTAAGGGTGACCGGCTGAAGGCGTCGGCCGACTGA
- a CDS encoding response regulator transcription factor — MKILVIEDDREAAEYLERALTEAGHTAHVARDGETGFSLADSGDYDILVIDRMLPRRDGLSVIAGLRARGNETPVLILSALGEVDDRVTGLRAGGDDYLTKPYAFSELLARVEVLKRRATSRDSETTYRTGDLELDRLSHAVRRAGKEIALQPREFRLLEYLMRHAGQVVTRTMLLENVWDYHFDPQTNVIDVHVSRLRSKIEKGFEKPLLHTVRGAGYMLRA, encoded by the coding sequence ATGAAGATTCTGGTAATCGAGGACGACCGCGAGGCGGCGGAATATCTGGAGCGGGCGCTCACCGAGGCCGGCCATACCGCCCATGTCGCGCGCGACGGCGAGACGGGCTTCAGCCTTGCAGATTCCGGCGATTACGACATCCTCGTCATCGACCGCATGCTCCCGCGCCGCGACGGCCTGTCGGTCATCGCGGGGCTCAGGGCACGCGGCAACGAGACGCCGGTGCTGATCCTCTCCGCGCTCGGCGAGGTCGACGACCGAGTCACTGGGCTGCGCGCCGGCGGCGACGACTATCTCACCAAGCCCTATGCCTTCTCCGAACTCCTGGCGCGCGTCGAGGTGCTGAAGCGGCGCGCGACCTCGCGCGACAGCGAGACCACCTACCGGACGGGCGACCTCGAGCTCGACCGCCTGTCGCACGCGGTGCGGCGCGCCGGCAAGGAGATCGCGCTGCAGCCGCGCGAGTTCCGCCTGCTCGAATACCTGATGCGGCATGCGGGGCAGGTGGTGACCCGCACCATGCTGCTGGAGAACGTCTGGGACTATCATTTCGACCCCCAGACCAACGTGATCGACGTTCACGTCTCGCGGCTGCGCTCGAAGATCGAGAAGGGCTTCGAGAAGCCGCTGCTCCACACCGTCCGCGGCGCGGGCTACATGCTCCGGGCCTGA